The bacterium BMS3Abin14 genomic interval GGTGTGAGGGCGGTGAGCCCCTCGGGGAGGAGAAAATTCTCATGAACACGAGTGACGCTGTAACAAAGCCCGGGCTTTGCACGGAATGCGGGGAACGGCCCTGGAATCCAAAATACTTCAAAATCAAGAAATGCTCCAAGTGTGTGGCGAAGACCCGGAAGAAGCGGGCAGCCAAGACCGCCCCAGCTCCGGCGGCGAAGCCGGGACCCGGAGTCCGTGAGGTAGAAGAAATCATGACTACTCGGGAGCCTCCGAAAAACGTCACTCCCGTTACCTTGACCACCATCAATTCCGATCGGTTGGAAGATGACACCCTGGAGTGTATCGCCAAGGCGCACGAATGGTGTGAGCTCCTTAAGAAAGATGGCATTCCGTGCCAGCTGGAGATCCGGATCCGCATCGTGCCGGAAGAGGGGAGGGTGCAGTGATCACCAAGGCCGTCCTCACCCTCGGCCCCGCCTACTTCGCCACGAGGATCCTCATGAGTCCGATGGTTCCCCTGGTGGCTCGGATTCTCATCGTCTGGTTTCTTGTCAGCGTCCCCGTGGGGATCCTGGTGGGCCGGATGCTCCGGAGGGCACAGCCGTGAGCGTGACAAAGATGGAAGCCAGACCTGAGCTGAAAACTGTCCGTGAATGGTGTCCTATCTGTCCCAGGTGCGGCCATGAGGACCGGGATTGGTGGACCGATATGCACGACATGGGTGACGGTGAGAGTGTGGAAACCGAATGCGGTATGTGCGGTTCACCCATCATGATCACCACTCATATCAATATTTCTTTTACCACAACTGAGGGGCGCAGCCGTGAGCAGCAGTGAGAGATTTGACCACAAGAATGAATATACCTATGGCGGAGTCATTTCGCACTATGGAGACGTGGCAAAATGCCCCTTTTGTAACCATCATGTTCTGGGGAAATGGAAAAGGCCTGATGGTAAATTTGTGGTCAAATGTGAAATCCATCTTTGTGGCGCCGAAGGCCCTCCGCGGGCCAATGGCTCAAAGGCAATTGAGGCATGGAATAAGCGCCGCAACAATAAAACCATGACGGTGGGTAGGTTATGAGCACAACTAAAATAGAATGGTGTGACCGTGTTTGGAATCCGGTAACAGGCTGTTCGCCGGTCGGCGCGGGATGCAATAACTGTTACGCCCGCAGGATGGCGAACCGTGGGATGTGGGATTATGGGTTTGATATAACCTTCCATCCTGACCGCCTCGGCCAACCCCTCAGATGGCGGCGAAAGAGCCCCCCTCTCCGTATTTTCGTCGATTCCATGGGCGACCTATTCCATGAGGATGTGCCTTATGAATGGATTGGTGAAATAATAAATACAATCTTCGAGTGTCAACAGCACATTTTTATCGTTCTAACAAAGCGACCAGATCGGATGCGCCGGTTCATAAAGGACATGGACGAAAACCACATCGCCATTTCTGCACTCCCCAACCTCCAACTCGGTGTATCCGTATGGGACCAGGAGTCCGCTGATCGGTTTATCCCTATCCTGCTGGATACTC includes:
- a CDS encoding phage protein Gp37/Gp68 yields the protein MSTTKIEWCDRVWNPVTGCSPVGAGCNNCYARRMANRGMWDYGFDITFHPDRLGQPLRWRRKSPPLRIFVDSMGDLFHEDVPYEWIGEIINTIFECQQHIFIVLTKRPDRMRRFIKDMDENHIAISALPNLQLGVSVWDQESADRFIPILLDTPATVRIVSIEPMLGPVDLSHFLFRCSACGDAPDWKDQRWRIGFRGWEHACQHQQAGCFPVEVKTGLHHVILGGETGPGARKMDLDWARSVRDQCIEARVPFFYKGVGAATLPKKHPDYMLLDGRRMDGGII